Below is a genomic region from Neovison vison isolate M4711 chromosome 9, ASM_NN_V1, whole genome shotgun sequence.
CCTCTCTGGTCACCCCCCGTTCACTGTGCGGCCTGTGCCCACCCTGGGGTGTGGCCCCCCTGCGACAGTGTCCCACCTACTCGCACTTTGATCTTTTGCAGACTGTATTCCAGGGAAAAAGAAAGCTTAAGGTCAACCTAGTAGTAACATTCGTGTTGGTGACAATATTGGTGTTCTCATCAGTCAGAGTCCAAATGGAAACAGATGGGACTTGAGAAATGGCTTTGAAGGAGGCTCTGTCTGCAGGcaaggaggaagggggctggGGCTAGTGGTGCCAACCTCTTCCACGCACAGTCGCAAGAACGGACAGGGAAGGGTTCACGTTGTCACTGGAATAAACCCAAAGATCAGGGGAGCAAAATAGGGAGATGAAAAATTTGCGTAGGAATTTGGTGGACAATGCAGGTGGGGTTTCAATTCAAAGGAGAAGTAAGTCTCATTTAATTAATAACACATAGGCAGCCTGTAGTAGTGCATGTCTCACAGCTCGAGTGGGGAGTCACTTCTCGGCTTGCGATTTCTGGAAGAGTTTACGCAGGATTCGTGTTCCTGCTTTCTTAAATCGTGGATAGAATTTAACAGTGAGGCCAACTGCGCTTTAAGGTTTTAGCAAGGGAGGGAGAGATTTTCATCCACAAAATCAATGTCTGCAATAAATCTGTGTCAAATCGGGCTATCCATTGCTTCTGTATTAGGCTTTGATAATTTGCATCTTTCCAGGAATTTATGCATTTTGTCCAAGTTAttagaattatttcaaaaaagtCATACAAATTTTCCCTtaataggaagagggagagaaagagagagagcgtgcacacaagcacacgagagtggggagggggcagcaggagagggagacagagaatctcaaactggggctcagtctcacaaccctgagatcatgacctgagcggaaaccaagagatggacacttaaccaaatgagccacccggCACCCTTTTTAGTTAGCTAGTTTAGTACTGGTTTTAGCAACCTCTAATATCATTTTTGTTTCCACAAGATCTGTACTGATGTCTCATTCTTCATCCCTAATAGTGATACATGTCCACTAATCAGGGTTTTCCAGTTTTGTCTGCCTAGAGGTTTATccattttcttgatcttttcgaagatcaaaacttttttaaaaaagattttatttatatgacagagagagagcgtacaGTAGgtacagcagcaggcagagggagagggagaagcaggctctctgttcagcagggagcaatttggggctccatctcaggaccctgggatcatgacctgagccgaaagcagatacttaaccaactgagccatgcaggcatcctgCAAATCTgtttttgatttgttcttttctataagttttctgttttctatgtcattgattttTGCTATTACATTATCTCTTTCCTCTTGCTTGCATTAGTTTCAAGTTGTTCTCCTAGTTGCTTAAGCTGCAGGCTTAGATTTTTCAACTAAGTGTGTTTATGTGGCCTAATATAAGCATCAGTGGCATCCTTCAAAGTGTGCAcccacatattttaatatattttgttctcatttttagtTAATTGAAAATACTTTTCTGAGAAGGATCAAGTCGTATCTTTGTCTGTTGAATTCTTGGTGTTTATTGATTTGcaggagctctttatatattaaggaaattAGATATTATTTGTgctatcaattaaaaataattttcctcagttcattatttttcttcttacttgGTTTGTGGTGTCATTTCAGTGTGTTTTCTCTATGTGGTTAAACTCACCGGTGTTTCCTTTTGTTGCTTCTGACCACTGTTGCAGGGTTTTGATCATCTTGAGAGAGGCCTCTTATATTCTCATACTGAATTCCTGAATTTTCATTGTTTCAATGTTTTCATTGTCCAGTCTTTTGCTCCATTAGTAATTCGTTTGTTTTAATTCATGAGTTAGGACTcaaactgtattttccaaatgtcCATGATGTTCTCCCAAGAGCATTTATTAACTACTGAGTTTCCCCACATTCCTGATTCTCATCTGTGTTTGAGTCTGTTCAGAGACTTTTCATCCATTCTATTGGGCTGTGTGCAGGAACCCcagtggtttggttttgtttgctttatctTTGAAGCACAGTTGACCCACAATGTTCCATTaggttcaggtgtacaacatagtgattcggggtctctacATGTTTGTATGCTCACCATATGCCCCCATTCTTGCTACTGCGATATCACTATGTTCCCTGGGCTGCACCggtcatccccatgacttactcattccatagctggaagcctggatctcccactccccttcacctatcTTGTGTATCCTGCCTCTTTTGGCAACCATtactttgttctctgtgtttatgggtctgtctctgctttttgtttgtttgttttgttttgtttttttagattccacatgtgaatgaaatcatatggtatttgtctttctctgcttgacttacttcacttaacataataccgtctagttccacccatgtcattgcagatggcaagagcTTTttcatggctaagtaatattccatgatatatatcacatcttctttatccattcatctatcaatgccACTTGGGCTGCATCCGTATCTTGGCTATGAGAAATTAAATGGCCTATGAGTTGTAAACAATGTTGAAACAAacagggatgcatatatctttttggattagtattttcattttctttgggtaaataccaagcagTGGAACTACTAGATCATATgacctttctatttttaatcactccatactgttttccacagtggctacgccagtttgcattcccaccaacagtgcatgagggctccttcctctctgcatcctcaccaacacttgttatttcctgtgcTTTTGCTTTTAGCCAATCTCACAGGGGTGAAGTGACGTCTCGTGgtgcttttgattttcatttccctgatgatgagggatgttgagcatcttttcatttaccTGTTGGCCATCGGTATGTCTTCTTTGACAAAGTGTCTATTTGGGATGTCTGCCCATTTTTAGGAGGCCAATGCCTaaatgggttttgttgttgttgttgttgttttgttttgctgttaagTTGTTAAGTTCATTTTGGATATCAACTCCTTACTAGgtctatcatttgcaaatatcttctcccactcagtaggctgcctttttattttgttgatggttttgttcactgtgcagaagctttttgttttggtgtggTCCAGAACCCCAAtgtcttaattattttatcttaacatCTGGTGTGGATAATTCATCCCTATTAGTCTTCTTTAACAGAATTTTATTAGTTATTCTTACTTATTTAAATCTTCAAATATACTTTAGGATCAAATAGTCTGGTAAAAAATATGGCTGATATTTTTATGGACTTGCATTACATTTATGGGTTGACTTGAGGGACAACTGACATCTTTATGAAATGTTCCATAATTGTGACATGCATTCCCTTTGTTTGTGTCCTCTATTGGGTCCTCAAGAGTGTAATTCTTTTTCACATGGAGTTtgtataatttttgttaaatttattattaaaaataattttgaattttatcagaGCCTTGATAATATCACCAGAAATGATCACACAATTTTTCTCTTGTGATCTATTACTATGAGGAATTTTATCAATAAGTTTACTAATATGAATTATGTTCACAATGCTGAAATGAAGCTCTTATGTATTACCCTCCGATAGCATTACTGTGCTCTATttgatgatattttaataattttatattgatattCATAACTGAGACCAATCTGTACATTTCTTGACAGGTTTTGGAAGCAAAGTCTGAAATTCATAAAAATGATTTGGAAAGTTTCCTTATGTTTTTAGCCTTCAAATTAACTGTCCCTTAAAGGTGTGTTAGATTTTCCCCGTAAAAGACTTTTTGAAACTGGTATTTCGGGGGGAAATACCTCCTTAATAACTTATTTTTCcgttttctaggtttttttttctaggaGATTAGTCCATTAATACTCTATAACTCTCTCACTGTCAGGTTGGGtaacttatatttttatagaaactCCCTATATTaatccaagtttttatttattccatgAGGTAAAGTAAACATTTCCCTCCTAATGGTTCtttactttcttctccttttatggTTATTTTCCCAATAGCATTTATTACTTGATGTatactctcttttcccctttttccttGATTAGGGCACAGAAGGCTCTGCATTTTACTGGTATTTCTCAAGAACCATCACTTCACCAAATAtaccatttttctattttctgattcagtaatttctcttttatatttgcagtttcttccttatcctttcttATGGCTATGTGGTTTCTTCCCCTAACATTTGAGTGGTATTGctaattaatttgttttcattctttttatttattaaaattatctttaggACCCCAGAGCTGCTTTACTTGGGTCTCTCAGAATCTGAGGCACTATgtgttcatttccattttctaaataatctgcaattttctctttcattcaaaTGTTGTCCCGCAATCTCCATATTCTTGCGGTAAAAAGAACCATAGACTGGTCTGGCTCATAAAGAGGGTAAAACCCAACTTTGATCATCCTAAAACATGAGTTGAAGTGTCAGCAAGTGTCTTTCCTGGTTTGTCCTCTGGATCAGGTGTTTCTGGGTGGGTGGAGAAAGCCTGGGGGATAACAGGGCCACGTTCAGGATTCTGAGTCCAAGTTTTCCTTGTAAATATTTATCAGCACCACCTTAGTACCCTAATTACCAATTGCAGCCCTAACACTGAATGGTGTTCACCTCTTTCCTGCCCCACTCAGTTAATTATCAGATCCAGCTGTCACTTGGGTTATTGGGAAGTCCCAGATGGAGCCAAGAATGGAGCCTGTGAGACACAAAGATCCATTGTGAGCAAGGGCCCCAGGACCCTACACAGTCTGGCAGGCGTTGGGCTCACCCTGGGTTCAGGAAGGTGGCCCAACACCACGAGGTCAAGGAGGGCCCTGGGAGCTGGATGTGACGTTCTGTTCCAGAACCAGCTTCTGGCTGACTTCAATAGCCCTGGACACAAGGCCAGTCTTGGTTACTAACTTTGTGAGTACAGGTCAGGGACTTGGCATATTCCAGCTCATTCTTGACATCTACACAGGAAGCTGATTGGGAGGGGTCAAAAGTGACAATGGACATGAAAGCACCTTGGAAAGTAGCAGAGCTTGagagaatgagaaattaaatGGCCTGTGAGTCAAGGAAGCCattcatccatccgtccatctagCCAACCTTCCATCCAACCGTCGACTATCCACCCCCCAGCCATCCAGCTGTCCGTCTATCCGTCCGTCATCCAccatcccttcttccttttctcaaacACCATTTGCGGTTCTGTGTGCCCTGTTTTTACAATCTTTGCTATCTCAACACTGCCTCAGTAGAGCCCCTTGGACAGTCAACTCTGAGATAAAGTCTGCAGAGATTTACTACATGGAATACGGGTAACTTTCAAAATGCAAAAACAGTTGTTTCTGCTACACAAACATGGATCAGATGACATTATCGGTGCTGCCGCAGATGCCTGTGTCAAACAAGGCTGGCAGGTACAGCACGTAAGAAGCAACGAGCCCTTCTTAGGTTCAGAAACCGTATTATGCACATTGACAGCAAGAGCAAGATAAGCAAGGGTGCCAACCCCCACGTCCCCGTCTTACGGGATGATAGCAGGTCCAGAAGGATCTGGATACGGCAATGCAACCACGGTGCTGGGGTGTCCTGTTGTTGAGAAGCCCCTTCCCGACAAAGCTGAGTAGCTTTTCCCTGGGAGGCAGAAGCCTCAGACTGCATCGGAACCCGGCAGGAGAAGCACTGTCCCGTGGCAGCCTCCTAGGAAGGTGTGGGGCAAGTAGGAAACGCTCTCAGAGCGGCCTCTCCCAGGCCTCCCTGGTCTATGTTCCAGAAGGGTCACAGGGCATCTGTCAAGGCTCCTGTTCAGTAGGGTGTAACTCTCCACCCGCCTATGGGGTGCGTGCAAGGCGGCAAGCGTGCCGCAGGGAAGCCCGGCCGTGACGGTATGGGCCCCCAATACGTGGGACCTTCAGGCATGCCCTTCTCAGAAAGCGGTCCCCAAGCCTTGCCTCGCACAGGGAGGGTGGGTTTGGCAGCCGGTGTGCGGCGGAAAGGCATTCGGTGGGAAGGTTGTCGCTCTGTGGGGGTACCAGGGTGGGGTCCCGAGCTGCAGGTATGGGCTTGGGGCAAAATTCAAAGGTGAGGCAAGGAATGCAGGAGTGTAGGCCCTAGACGGGGGGACTAGGGAGTCAGCATCTACAAATCTCAAGAGCCAGAGATCCCCGGACAACCCCACAGACCGTGAGCCCTGCTGGGGAAGCTTTAACCTGCTTGAATCCGAatcagaggtggggagaggcagccaGTAAAAGGACCTTCTCGATCCCCAAACCCAGAAGTTCTGCCCTCAGGTCTTGAAGGAAGGCCAGATACACACCGTCCTGGGATCCCGATGCGCGTTCCGCCCAGAACGCTTCCCAGCACGGGGGCGCCCGCCTCCGCTCGTCGGTGTTTCAGGATCAGCAACACGATCCCACTGGCACGTGGGGCTTTTCCCTCTGCGGTGCCTGGAGCGAGGCGAGGGCAGGGACCCGGCCctgagagcagagcagagggcgGGGACTACTTATAGGGGAGACGGAAGGTCAGTCGGAGGAGGATGGAAATCGGGGATGACTCCCAGGCCCCCCGCGGAGACGTGGGGAGAGTCAGGTCTCTGGGAAAGGAGCCGGGTCAGAGGTGCTTTGGTGGGAGCTGGGGGATGTCCGGGCACGGGTGCCCACTAGGGAGCTGACCTAGGATTCAGGACACTCACAACCGAGATGAAAGCTAGAGGTCAAGCAGCCCAGACACTGGGGAGCGGGGGAGACCCCCAGCCGCTGAGCATGAAGGGCGAGCGCTCTGGGCATGGGGAGTGAAGGGACCCCGGGGTCGGGAGAGGTGTTCTCACGGGAGCCAGGACTGGTCAGCAGGCCGCCCTGGTGGAGAGGTCACCAGGGACGACACCAGAGGCCACCAGTGCAACTGCGGGGCCGAAACCAGACTGCGTGGCGGAGAGGGTCGGGGGCAGGTCACCATGGCCACCCAGACCCTGGGCCGAGCAGCGCGGGGCAGAGAGAGCCAGCGAGGGAGAGGGTGGGCGGACAGGAGGGGGCGGGTCACGTTCTTCGTTGTTCTAAGGAACGGTTCGCCCCTCGCCGTAACCCCGGTCGCCCTTTGCAGGGAGGCCATGGAACAGGCTCCAAGATGGACACAGAGAACGCTCCGGTGCTGATGGGCTGGCACCACTGCCTGGTGAGCTCCCGTGGCCATCGTGGCAGGGGGGAAGCGGGCCCCACTCCAGGCTGGCCCAGAGCTGGGGACAAACGGGAGGTCGGCAGAGTGGGGGGGGCGGCAGAGAGCCGGCCTCCTGAGAACGGGCTGAGCTTCCCGTCTGTGCTGGGCACGAGGGGCCCCTCACGTCCTGTGTCCCCGCAGAGGCGCGAGCCTGGGGGTGGCCACGGGGACAACCTTCACCCATCTGGGACCAGTTTGCACAGCTGGACAGCTTCGGCTGCCTCACGCCCATCACTGCAGCTCGGAGCCCCAGGGGGACACTATCCAGAGCTCCCCCCTCGCACCTGTGTGGGGTCTGCCGCGGAGGGGGGTCCCCAGAAGTGTGAGGTCTCCCGCAGAGGAGGCCCTGGAGGTGTGGGGTCCACTGCAGGGGGTACCCAGCAGTGCCAGGCAAGCCCCCCACAGGCAGAGTGGCCATCGTCCCGGCAGGGCAGAGAGCACGGTGTGGGTTCTGTCGCGGCCTGTGTCCCTCGGAGACGCCGTTTCCTCCACTGGGCTCGTGTGTTAACAGAGTGTGGGTTTTCACTTGGCAAGGGCAATGCATGGGGGTAATGGAAAACCACATTCTTGTCAAGAATTTGTGACTTTTAGAAACCCATGGAATTcggggcacctggaaggctcaggCAGTgaatcatctgccttcggctcccatcatgatctcggggtcctgggatcgagccccacatcgggctccctgctcggtggggagcctgcttccccctctccctctgccgctctgcctacttgtgatctctgtctgtcaaataaataaataaaatttttgagggggaaaaagaaaagaaagaaagaaattcatggaATTCTCAGAACAAGACATAAGGTCTGCAAATGCCTTCGTCCACCCAGGCCCCGGTCACCATTCTCTGCCGGGACCGTCACACCTCACCTTCCCAAGCCCTCCGTCCCTCGTCGGGGTCCCCGGCATCCCCAGCACCTGGGCCTGTGGGACTGTCTAACGCTCCTGGACATGAGGACCCTCGTTGTCCCTTCTGGCTGACGAGCTCCCACACTGGGCCGGAGGCAGAAACGGCTTTGTGATCAGGGGCTCATAAAATGTCACCAGAGCAACCGGCAGGCGGGTCACAGAGGACAGCAAGTCGACCAACGCAGAGTTCGTGAGCCCCGATGAAGTCATCAGGAGGAAACGAACCAGAAGGGGTCCTCGCCAGCCAGCCCCAGACCCGCgggctttcctcttcctttcttccctgagTCATGTAATTACTCCGTCCCTCGCTCTCAGCACCTCCCCTTGCTGTCCCTTCTGGTCTCCCCGGAGCCTGTGCTCCCCCTGAGCTGCCCTCCGAGACCCCCAAATAAAGGCCTGTGTTTTTTCCCGTTTGGGCTCCTGATCGACAGGCCCCCTGCTGCGCCCTGGGTCCCCTggtccccctccccgcccactgCGTCCCCACGTCTGCCTCCCTCTCCGGAGCCAGCCATGCGCTCATCCGCCTGGGCCCAGGGGCCCGCTCTCCGCCTtcccgccgctgctgccgccctgcccctgcccccagaccTGCGAGCAAGGGAAGGAAGCTGGTGCCTGTGCTTTGGGGCATCGCGAACCCACTGAGGGTAGCTCTGGATGGGAGGCGAGGGCTGTGGGCGTCCCGTCGGCGTCCTCTGCACACTCCGCATGCGAAACAGCTGGGAGCCAGCCCTTGCCCCGAGATGATGACGTGTGGGCCCAGGAGGCCGTGCAGGGGCAAGGAGGGGTCCCCATGGGGCAGAGCAGACTGCACGGCCACGTCCAGCCCCAGGGCAAGCATGCTCAGGACAGCTGTGTGAACTGGGTGGCCGCAGGAAGGGACCGGGAGGGTGACAAAGTGTGCCCCTTGTGCAGGACAGATGGCCACCCACGTGCCACCGACGGGCACGTCGCCCACAGACCCTGGGGCTGGCATGGGGCCCTCCCACCCTCCGGGGCACGGCTGTCCTCGGTGCTGATTCTGACCTGCTGTAGCCCACGTTCGTGACCCGGGAAGTGTTCCTGTCGCCAGCACCAGCCCGCACCCACCCGGCCCGGGAGCCTCCCTCTGGGGCTGCCAGGAACTGTCCAGGCTCCGGGCACACGGGGACCTTCCTGTTCCCACTGAGAGGGAAAAGGCCTCCTATTGTCCTGGGGGAGGAAGCCCTGGGGGTCTGGGGAGGAGCCCCGGGGGATGTGCCCGGGGGTCTGGACGGGGCTGGCTTGCAGGCCCCCGGCCCCCATATAAGGGCCTGAGCCCGCGGCCCGGCCTTCCTCACTCCCGGGAGCTCAGCGTGTCACAGCCGCAGCCATGAAGTGTCTCCAGCTCGCCCTGGGCCTGGCCCTTGTGTGTGGCCTCCAGGCCATCGTCATCCCCCAGGCCACGAGGAACCTGGATATAAGAAAGGTAGGGGCCTGTGGGGTGGGTGctgggggccagggccagggccggGGCCAGGGTGACTGACAGAGGGCAGGAGGGCCCGGCTGCAGACATCTAAGGGCAGACACTGAGGCAAAGAGCTCGGGCACGTCTCTGTCCCCCCGAATGCTGGCTCCAgccacctccccgccccctctcgCCCCCGGAGTGGAGTCCCGTAAGACGGGGCCACGCCCTGAGTGGGAGCTTACTCAGGACAGAGCTGGGGCGGAGGCGGTGGGAGTTACGAACATGCAagaaccccgcgtgggctttggcATGGGGTAGGGACCCTCTGATGTGCCAGGTCCTAGCGCACTTGCGGGGCTGCTGGGAAATGCGTGCAGGAGACCACCCAGCaggcggggtgggagggagagcccTGGGGGGGCCGGGCCCCTTCCCGTTCCCCATGGCACTCAAGGCCCCGTCCCCAGGTGGCTGGGATGTGGCACTCCATGGCCATGGCGGCCAGCGACATCTCCCTCCTGGACTCCGAGACCGCCCCCCTGAGAGTGTACGTCCAGGAGCTGAGACCCACCCCCGAGAACAACCTGGAGATCATTCTGCGCAAACGGTGGGTGtgcccctgccctgggctgggggcaGTGAGGGCCTAGCTccgggtggggcagggggagggcagggaggcgtggaggggtgtgggagggcaGGGTCCTGATGGAAGCCGACTCCGTCTGGGTGATTCCCGGTGCCGTGGGGCCCTCCGGGCTCTGGGACAGCAGGCCGACCCCACAGGGCGGCCACAGCTCCGCAGGCAGAGCGGGGGCCAGCGCTCAAGGAACTCTAAGTGTCCCCATGACGAGGTCCCTGGAAGTGCTGTCACCCAGCCCCTCCCAGACTGGGTCAGTTTTCTGACACGGGCTCTCGGCCACCAGCAGGTGTCCCGGCCGGCTTGGTCTGCCCCATTGCCGACTTGACCAAGTCACCTGATCAGGGCCACGGGGCTGCTCACATTCGGCCACGCACTGCCCTCAGCCGGCCCGGGGCCAGACGAGGCTGGGCGTGCGCAGGGCTTGTGGACGCTTCCTGGAGCCGCTCCTGTCCCCGCACTGGGGCTCATGGACGACCCCCCACACTCTTTGGCTTTTCAGGGAAAACAGCGCCTGTGTTGAGGAGAACATCATGGCCCGGAAGACTGAGGACCCCGCCGTGTTCACGGTCGACGGTAAGTACACCGACTCCACGCCTGAGGGCCCCCCGCACCCCCAGGCGACTCCCCTCAGGCAGCTCTGGACAAGCAGTGCCCCCTCCCACGCTGGGCACTGGGGGCTCGCTCGGAAGCCCCGCACCCCGGCGGCAGGAAGGAGTCAGGCCCTGCTTCTCCTGCGCCTACGCCACAAAGGCCACGAAGGGCACTCACGGGGGGTATGAGGCCTGCGGACCCCACTCCGTCCGGGACTCAGCCTCCTCCCGGCCCCTGCGCTCCCTGCGGGGCGTGGGAAGACGGCAGAGCCGCATCTGGCTCGCTGTGACGTCTGTACGGCCGTGCAGGTGGGGGTCCGTGGGGGGACGCATCTGAGGGCGGGTGTGAGGGGACCTCCCTGCTCAGGGACAGGCAGCCTGTGGCTCCTTGGACGTGTCCCCCAAGCCAGACCTCTGGCTAAACACACTGTGCATTTGCCTCTCGGTCCTGGAACCTGCTT
It encodes:
- the LOC122917111 gene encoding beta-lactoglobulin-2-like; this translates as MKCLQLALGLALVCGLQAIVIPQATRNLDIRKVAGMWHSMAMAASDISLLDSETAPLRVYVQELRPTPENNLEIILRKRENSACVEENIMARKTEDPAVFTVDDQGERRISVLDTDDTHYLFFCMEAPVPRAENGITCQYLARTLKVDNEVMEKFDRALQTLPVPMRIILDLSQGKEQCRV